Within the Bacillus pumilus genome, the region GCTGACAGCAAGGCTTGTGTGTATGGGTGCAGCGGTGTTTGATATAACGCATCACTACTGGTCAATTCGACGAGATGACCTAAATACATGACACCGATTCGGTCGCTGATATATTTGACCATCGACAGATCATGCGCAATAAAGAGAAATGTCAGCCCTTCCTCCTTTTGCAATTTTTTTAGCAGATTCACAACCTGCGCTTGAACGGAGACATCTAGTGCAGAAATGGGCTCATCTGCCACAATAAATTTCGGTGCTAAGGCGAGTGCCCTTGCAATACCGATTCTCTGCCTCTGCCCTCCACTGAATTCATGAGGGTAGCGCGTGGCAAAGTCATAGCTAAGCCCAACCGCTTCCAGTAGTTCTTTCACCCGGGCCACCCTTTTCTTTTGACTCCCATAAAGGTGATGAATCTCCATTGGCTCCAGCATGATATCTTTGACAGACAGCCGCGGATTCAGGGAAGAATACGGATCTTGAAACACCATTTGAATTTGCCGATTAAAATCAAAGGATTCTTTTTGTGAAAGGTGATGAAGGCTTTTCCCTTCATACAAGGCTTCTCCATCTGTCGGTTCATAAAGGCGCATAAGCACTTTTCCAAGTGTGGATTTCCCGCAGCCGGACTCGCCAACAAGGCCAAATGTTTCGCCTTGTTTTAACTGAAAGGAGACACCGTCTAGTGCTTTTAACATTCTTCCCTTCGATAGATGAAAGTGTTTTTTGAGATTGTTTACTTGTAAAAGTGGTTCAACTGCCATGACCTTTGCTCCCTTCGCTTGGCAAATACCGTCTTGCACCTGCCCATTCTTTTTCATATGAAGTGCCAGAAAGGGAAAGAAGTTCAATTTCTCTGCCGGTTTTAGGCGAGTGAAGCATCATACCGTCACCTGCATAAATCCCAACATGGCGTACAGCTCCCTTTCCGTTATCATTGGCGAAAAACAATAAGTCGCCCTGTTCTAAATGGCTTGATGTGACCGGTGTACCTTGCACTGCTTGGTCACTTGCGTCTCTCGGCAAAAGATATCCGCACGCTTTATACATGCTGTAAGCAAAGCCCGAACAGTCATAGCCAAAGCTGCTCATACCACCCCATAAATACGAAAGACCAATAAATTGTTTTCCCTTCTCTACAACATCTTTTCCAGTCATAGCGGAAGTGGATGAAACTGGTTGCACATCTGTTTTATTGATTTCTCTCGTCCCTGCTGGTGTGACAACGCGAAAGCGATCACTCGTTTCTTCTACAGCTGCGAGCTCTGTTAAAAAACTAGTTTCCATGTCCGCTTGCCCGTTTCGATAGAGCATGGCTTTTTTCTGACAAACGATATGAGATATAGCTGGCGCACTTCCTTCTGTCACTTGCTTTAGTTGGTTCGCAGGTATATAGCCAGGGTAGCCTTGCGGATGTTTCCGGGTGGCCTGCTGCGGAATGACGACTTTCAACCAGCCGCCTGTCTCTTCTAAGCCAATGACTCGTTCACCGAGCAGTACTTGCGACTGGAGCA harbors:
- a CDS encoding ABC transporter ATP-binding protein; the protein is MAVEPLLQVNNLKKHFHLSKGRMLKALDGVSFQLKQGETFGLVGESGCGKSTLGKVLMRLYEPTDGEALYEGKSLHHLSQKESFDFNRQIQMVFQDPYSSLNPRLSVKDIMLEPMEIHHLYGSQKKRVARVKELLEAVGLSYDFATRYPHEFSGGQRQRIGIARALALAPKFIVADEPISALDVSVQAQVVNLLKKLQKEEGLTFLFIAHDLSMVKYISDRIGVMYLGHLVELTSSDALYQTPLHPYTQALLSAIPIPDPDVEDKRKRFILKGEIPSPVNPPSGCVFRTRCPAAMDVCAEKKPTLQAVEEGHDVACHLYDRT
- a CDS encoding NlpC/P60 family protein; the protein is MIFESKVAVANVWTTPQSPREMDQKVLQSSFKMKEWIDKQTYEEKLALCEENLLQSQVLLGERVIGLEETGGWLKVVIPQQATRKHPQGYPGYIPANQLKQVTEGSAPAISHIVCQKKAMLYRNGQADMETSFLTELAAVEETSDRFRVVTPAGTREINKTDVQPVSSTSAMTGKDVVEKGKQFIGLSYLWGGMSSFGYDCSGFAYSMYKACGYLLPRDASDQAVQGTPVTSSHLEQGDLLFFANDNGKGAVRHVGIYAGDGMMLHSPKTGREIELLSLSGTSYEKEWAGARRYLPSEGSKGHGS